A window from Desulfomicrobium macestii encodes these proteins:
- a CDS encoding glycosyltransferase family protein — protein MNANHCIKIAVYSLDLPHYACADLRIVTPFRRLREHLDFRWAVQDCNGQSRIDADPVEWADLIVVQRYFPLKETSPLLDIILASGKPVVFEIDDFLLDVPPTHPLYHNFQKTAPFIRQLIPKVDIVTVSTDALRDRILKFNPNTVTLPNFIDEAAVTPAIPVADPTKTVIAYMGSPTHDQDLKLIEDALFRVKEKFGEATEFIFWGCAGTRLAKLGRVIPFDDSYASFLKTLGKIHFDIGLAPLADNPFNCCKSNIKWLEYSAHARAGIFSDLEPYRESVEHGKTGMLVGDDPKEWFEALEYLISNPDQRKAMGRAARKDAFARFGLSKGVHRYLELYRGLLKR, from the coding sequence ATGAACGCAAACCACTGCATCAAAATCGCCGTCTACTCCTTGGATCTCCCCCATTACGCCTGTGCTGATTTGCGAATTGTGACCCCTTTTCGAAGACTTCGAGAGCATCTGGATTTCAGATGGGCAGTTCAGGATTGCAACGGACAATCGCGAATTGACGCTGATCCTGTCGAATGGGCTGACCTCATTGTCGTTCAACGCTATTTTCCACTCAAGGAAACATCCCCGCTCCTGGACATCATTCTTGCCTCTGGCAAGCCCGTTGTATTCGAAATTGATGACTTTCTGCTCGATGTTCCACCGACGCACCCCCTTTACCACAATTTTCAAAAGACAGCTCCATTCATCCGTCAACTCATCCCCAAAGTGGATATCGTGACCGTGAGCACTGACGCCCTGCGTGATCGTATTCTCAAATTCAACCCGAACACGGTGACGCTTCCAAACTTCATTGACGAGGCGGCCGTCACGCCAGCCATTCCTGTAGCAGACCCTACGAAAACCGTCATCGCGTACATGGGCAGCCCGACGCATGACCAGGACCTCAAGCTCATCGAGGACGCACTCTTCCGGGTCAAAGAGAAATTCGGGGAAGCGACTGAATTTATTTTCTGGGGATGCGCGGGCACGCGACTAGCAAAACTGGGCAGGGTCATTCCATTCGACGACAGCTACGCATCGTTCCTTAAAACCCTTGGCAAAATCCATTTCGACATCGGGCTTGCGCCCCTGGCAGACAACCCATTCAACTGTTGCAAAAGCAATATCAAATGGTTGGAATACTCCGCTCACGCCCGGGCAGGAATTTTCTCGGATCTGGAGCCCTACCGCGAAAGCGTGGAGCATGGAAAAACGGGGATGCTGGTCGGAGACGACCCGAAAGAATGGTTTGAAGCGCTGGAATATCTAATCTCTAACCCCGACCAAAGAAAAGCCATGGGCCGAGCGGCCCGTAAGGACGCTTTTGCCCGTTTCGGACTTTCAAAGGGCGTGCACCGCTATCTGGAACTCTACAGGGGCTTGCTGAAGCGATAG
- a CDS encoding glycosyltransferase produces the protein MCDTNDKAKKNILYVIHGYPPRNHAGTENYSYSLAKEVSKKKFNVASFYPIIYNNLAKSELNIKKINNHTAFEVKTKPSNHINNLFNIEIENIFLQVIKAFNPDIIHFQHTHTVLPFSLLTLSISLKIPTLITLHDFWYICPRTYMLNNDGTLCTGPTTPEKCTKCFLKNEYLREINNKNIFYYLVDLFTKRLELSRLIFLNANLATAPSKYLLDKYKEYLTFDKSARLPLGLDVTIQHFEKKINRPIRFGFLGNITLLKNVHGLIDSFLRTSGEAFLHIYGKVHDNYILETLKNISLTDSRIIFHGCYSPSDLPKIFSQIDIGVVPSFFENYPLVVREFLSVKIPVIASRVGGIPEIIEHNKNGLLFDPLSKDDLFNILQDIIDNPDLISKLSSQISNIKTIDQDASVWSEIYKSLAFKP, from the coding sequence ATGTGCGATACAAACGATAAAGCAAAAAAAAATATACTTTATGTAATACATGGCTACCCACCTCGCAACCATGCAGGAACAGAAAACTATTCTTATTCATTAGCGAAAGAAGTTTCAAAAAAAAAATTTAACGTTGCTTCTTTTTACCCCATCATATATAATAATCTAGCAAAATCTGAGCTAAATATAAAAAAAATTAACAACCACACCGCATTTGAAGTTAAAACAAAACCTTCAAATCACATCAATAATCTATTTAACATTGAAATAGAAAATATATTTTTACAAGTAATTAAAGCATTTAACCCTGATATAATTCACTTTCAACACACACATACAGTACTTCCATTCTCTCTTTTAACATTATCTATTTCTTTGAAAATTCCTACGTTAATTACATTGCACGACTTTTGGTACATATGCCCTAGAACTTATATGCTTAATAACGACGGAACGCTTTGCACCGGTCCAACAACTCCAGAAAAATGCACAAAATGTTTTTTAAAAAATGAATACTTGAGAGAAATTAATAACAAAAATATATTTTATTACTTAGTAGATCTTTTTACAAAAAGATTAGAGCTGTCTCGTTTAATATTTTTAAATGCAAACCTAGCGACAGCTCCATCCAAATATTTATTAGATAAATATAAAGAATACCTCACATTCGATAAAAGCGCACGCCTTCCACTTGGTCTTGACGTAACGATACAACATTTTGAAAAAAAAATTAATAGGCCGATAAGGTTTGGCTTCCTAGGCAATATTACTTTATTAAAAAATGTACACGGACTAATAGACTCTTTTTTGCGAACATCAGGAGAAGCCTTTCTTCATATTTATGGAAAAGTACACGATAATTACATTCTAGAAACTCTAAAAAATATATCTTTAACAGATTCTCGAATCATATTTCATGGATGTTACTCGCCCAGCGATTTGCCTAAAATATTTTCTCAAATCGATATTGGAGTTGTTCCTTCTTTCTTTGAAAATTACCCTCTTGTCGTTCGAGAATTTTTGAGCGTCAAGATACCTGTTATTGCATCACGCGTTGGCGGCATTCCAGAAATTATAGAACACAATAAAAACGGTCTTCTTTTTGATCCGTTGTCAAAAGACGATCTATTCAATATTTTACAAGACATTATTGATAACCCTGATCTAATTTCTAAACTTTCCTCTCAAATCAGCAACATAAAAACTATAGACCAAGATGCATCTGTTTGGTCTGAAATTTACAAATCTCTTGCGTTTAAGCCTTAA
- a CDS encoding glycosyltransferase, with protein sequence MSTSIIIPTLNNASLIYSCIKSILKVNTIADTDIIVIDNASTDETKFLLQNFTNSIKLITNNANLGFSKACNQGAKSSRADFLIFLNNDTEVTRGWLEGLLRCLHSNFPNSNFPNSNFPTGIVGCKLLYPDSTVQHAGVAFSSIKVHHIYRNFAPSHPAVNKQREFQAVTAACMLVPRKLFLSLGGFDESFINGFEDLDFCFRARSKGYKVMYTPESVVIHHESKTPGRHDHHAHNARLFASRWLSNVDHDLDKIYAEDGLRRHLEYEEKLGGKWLEDSNPNHFWNQARSLVISGEYVEAEKFFGQALSFNPYDVRRLSIAEELSDLYMKWGRVSDAEQCLDAVIQVTPSKRLLQKKARIAMMATHLPSDLSQK encoded by the coding sequence ATGAGCACATCAATAATAATACCCACACTTAACAATGCGAGCCTCATCTATTCTTGTATAAAATCAATACTTAAAGTTAACACCATTGCTGACACTGACATTATAGTTATAGACAACGCATCAACCGACGAAACAAAATTTCTTCTCCAAAATTTCACTAACTCAATCAAGCTAATCACAAATAATGCAAACCTCGGATTTTCAAAAGCATGTAATCAAGGGGCAAAGTCATCACGCGCTGATTTTTTAATTTTCCTCAACAATGACACAGAAGTTACAAGAGGATGGCTTGAAGGGCTTCTGCGCTGCTTGCATAGTAATTTTCCAAATAGTAATTTTCCAAATAGTAATTTTCCAACTGGTATCGTCGGTTGCAAACTTCTTTATCCTGACAGTACCGTTCAACATGCAGGAGTAGCTTTTAGCTCCATAAAAGTTCACCATATTTACAGAAACTTCGCCCCCTCTCATCCTGCTGTCAATAAACAACGTGAGTTCCAGGCTGTCACCGCTGCTTGCATGCTGGTTCCGCGAAAACTCTTTCTTTCCCTCGGAGGATTCGACGAATCCTTCATCAACGGATTCGAAGATCTCGATTTCTGTTTCCGAGCTAGAAGCAAGGGATACAAGGTGATGTACACACCTGAAAGCGTCGTCATCCACCACGAAAGCAAAACTCCCGGCCGCCACGATCACCATGCGCATAATGCCCGCCTTTTCGCCTCTCGTTGGTTGTCCAATGTTGATCACGATCTGGACAAAATCTATGCAGAAGACGGATTGCGGCGACATCTTGAGTACGAAGAAAAACTGGGCGGGAAATGGCTCGAAGATTCGAATCCAAACCACTTCTGGAACCAGGCCAGATCCTTGGTAATTTCTGGCGAATATGTTGAGGCCGAAAAATTTTTTGGCCAGGCATTGTCCTTCAATCCATACGACGTCCGCAGGCTCTCCATCGCTGAAGAGCTTTCCGACCTGTACATGAAGTGGGGTCGAGTATCGGACGCGGAGCAATGCCTTGACGCCGTCATCCAGGTAACGCCCTCGAAGCGCCTTCTCCAGAAAAAAGCTCGGATCGCAATGATGGCAACTCACCTTCCTTCGGATTTATCCCAAAAATGA
- a CDS encoding methyltransferase domain-containing protein, translated as MKYEHEYGYWLNRFRQENENLSNSHFASRMLLMAEEENDEFLCGKIVADFGCGPRGSLSWTNAPLLRIGIDVLIPDYLTSFGKCMREHGMTYITCTEKIIPIQSSIVDVMFTINALDHVDDFERMTHEILRVLKPGGLFIGSLNLNQPATPCEPQTLTDISVRKNLLKFLNLSSYRLAKIHPKTPYKFMIEDKLSDSYDNDEQYILWVKGTKK; from the coding sequence TTGAAATACGAACATGAGTATGGATACTGGCTGAACCGCTTCAGACAGGAAAATGAAAACTTGAGCAATTCACACTTTGCTAGTCGTATGCTGCTTATGGCCGAAGAAGAAAATGATGAATTTCTTTGCGGAAAAATAGTCGCAGACTTCGGCTGCGGACCCAGAGGCAGCCTCTCCTGGACAAACGCTCCGTTACTACGCATCGGCATTGACGTACTTATACCTGATTATCTGACATCTTTCGGAAAGTGTATGCGTGAACACGGCATGACATACATCACCTGCACCGAAAAAATTATTCCAATCCAATCCTCGATAGTCGATGTCATGTTTACAATTAACGCACTGGACCATGTGGACGACTTTGAGCGCATGACCCACGAAATACTCCGCGTCCTCAAACCGGGAGGACTTTTCATTGGCAGCCTGAATCTCAATCAACCCGCAACTCCTTGCGAACCTCAAACCCTCACGGATATCAGCGTAAGAAAAAACCTGTTGAAATTTCTAAACTTATCCTCATATCGCTTAGCAAAAATCCACCCAAAGACACCTTATAAATTCATGATTGAAGACAAGCTATCAGACTCTTATGATAACGACGAGCAATACATTTTATGGGTTAAAGGAACAAAAAAGTAA
- a CDS encoding class I SAM-dependent methyltransferase: MKKYSKNIDIEYLVNNNLWSTDIPLKLHLGCGKKIFKGYVNIDYPSEKHNIVNVKPDIEIDILKLNFGANQIDEIRLHHVFEHFNRVTALGLLIRWTEWLKDGGKLIIETPDLIGCAQTLVSDAPYKIKAAISRHLAGDQTAEWGYHIDHWFADRFYKTLTLFGYENVQIKQDKWDHPPYLSNVIVVARKKNIIPRNLLVEAANMLLKDSLVSHTEIKSFKIWTNQLNSFLDDDKHDSKNDYIANKFTIQSITEALKNECGKIRYQELFEMLHEFSLAGMNIGCSCESYTNGEYYILKYISDKYIEKPIVFDVGANTGEYTINANKAFKNKATIYAFEPSRTAYSILYNKFSDNHDILTYNIGFGEKCENKTLYSTKNNSRLSSLYKRNLEHAKITMDTAENITIDTIDEFCTKNKIGKITLLKLDVEGHELFVLRGAKKMIESNKIDYIQFEFGGCNIDSQTFFKDIFLLLSEKYKIFRVLKDGLREIEKYKECHEIFIYSNFLAIAK, from the coding sequence ATGAAAAAATACAGTAAAAACATAGACATAGAATACCTTGTTAATAACAACTTATGGAGCACAGATATACCATTAAAACTGCATTTAGGGTGTGGGAAAAAAATATTTAAAGGATATGTCAACATTGATTACCCTTCAGAAAAACATAATATTGTTAATGTAAAGCCTGACATTGAAATTGATATTTTAAAATTAAATTTCGGTGCAAACCAAATAGACGAAATCCGTCTTCATCATGTATTCGAACATTTTAACAGGGTAACGGCACTAGGATTATTGATTCGATGGACTGAATGGCTAAAGGATGGAGGAAAACTCATCATCGAAACTCCAGATCTTATTGGGTGCGCACAAACCCTAGTAAGCGACGCGCCTTATAAGATTAAGGCTGCGATATCCCGACATCTGGCAGGAGACCAAACGGCAGAATGGGGATACCATATTGATCATTGGTTCGCAGACAGATTTTACAAGACCCTTACACTTTTCGGCTATGAAAACGTTCAAATTAAACAAGACAAATGGGATCACCCGCCGTATCTTTCAAATGTAATAGTTGTAGCAAGGAAAAAAAACATAATACCTCGAAACCTTCTCGTCGAAGCAGCTAATATGCTTTTAAAGGACTCACTTGTTTCGCATACAGAAATAAAATCTTTTAAAATATGGACAAATCAACTTAATTCTTTTTTAGATGACGACAAACATGATTCAAAAAATGATTATATAGCAAATAAGTTTACGATACAATCTATAACTGAAGCACTTAAAAATGAATGTGGAAAAATACGCTATCAAGAATTATTTGAAATGCTGCACGAATTCTCGCTAGCAGGAATGAACATTGGATGCAGTTGCGAATCTTATACAAATGGAGAATATTATATATTAAAATATATTAGCGATAAATATATTGAAAAACCAATAGTATTTGATGTCGGAGCAAATACAGGAGAGTATACGATCAACGCAAACAAAGCATTTAAAAATAAAGCTACAATTTATGCTTTTGAACCGTCGAGAACAGCATATTCAATTCTATATAATAAATTTAGCGACAATCATGACATTTTAACTTACAATATCGGCTTCGGCGAAAAATGCGAAAATAAAACATTATACTCAACAAAAAATAATTCACGCCTATCTAGTTTATATAAAAGAAACCTTGAACATGCAAAAATTACGATGGACACTGCTGAAAATATTACTATTGATACAATAGACGAGTTTTGCACAAAAAATAAAATAGGAAAAATCACTTTGCTTAAATTAGACGTAGAAGGCCATGAACTTTTTGTCCTTCGTGGCGCAAAAAAAATGATCGAATCCAATAAAATTGATTACATCCAATTTGAATTTGGCGGGTGCAACATTGACTCACAAACTTTTTTTAAAGATATATTTTTATTGTTATCAGAAAAATACAAAATATTTAGAGTTCTTAAAGATGGATTAAGAGAAATTGAAAAATATAAAGAATGCCATGAAATATTCATTTACTCTAATTTTCTTGCCATCGCTAAATAG
- a CDS encoding glycosyltransferase family 2 protein: MGQYRVAIIIPVFNQWALTADCLRSLREHTPDEDVQVIVVDNGSTDETAGSCGVLGQELFGERFKHLRLDENINFGPGCNLGAGRANADYLFFLNNDTLLTPGWLPPLLRAFEVRPELGAVGPLLLYPDQDRVQHLGVTFTPTNHVTHLYHNFPSTHPVVQRERNLQAITGAALMIPAGVFGQAGRFWEEYRNGYEDLDLCWKIRSLGLTLRCEPASRIYHLTSQTPGRFNAESHNSQVLARRCQGAFYPDMHLFAHADGYELRLTSTLTANIVCVRSEGETKGFGMERLWAEVLAEPLWEAGYERLLDFFFKQGMWDAALDVLQLQQSYFSTEKVVTGLARVASRLGDAELLTNCRNTFEKLREEAASKDIPRKFMALQHWAVKTRDEVLQDVCRRWSAHHQGRSV, encoded by the coding sequence ATGGGACAGTATAGAGTTGCGATCATCATTCCCGTGTTCAACCAGTGGGCGCTTACGGCGGACTGCCTGCGCAGCCTGCGTGAGCACACGCCGGACGAGGATGTGCAGGTCATCGTGGTCGACAACGGTTCCACGGACGAGACTGCTGGGTCATGCGGGGTTCTCGGGCAAGAATTGTTCGGGGAGCGTTTTAAGCATTTGCGCCTGGATGAAAACATCAATTTCGGACCGGGTTGCAACCTGGGCGCAGGGCGGGCGAACGCGGATTATTTGTTTTTTCTGAATAACGATACGCTGTTGACCCCAGGGTGGCTGCCGCCGCTGTTGCGGGCGTTCGAGGTCAGGCCGGAGCTTGGTGCAGTGGGGCCGCTTTTGCTTTATCCGGACCAGGATCGTGTCCAGCATCTGGGCGTCACTTTCACACCTACCAATCACGTCACTCATTTGTATCACAATTTTCCAAGCACGCATCCGGTTGTTCAACGCGAACGGAATCTGCAGGCCATAACGGGCGCCGCGCTCATGATCCCGGCCGGAGTTTTCGGGCAAGCGGGAAGATTTTGGGAAGAGTACCGCAACGGTTACGAAGATCTGGATTTGTGCTGGAAGATTCGTTCACTGGGGCTGACGTTGCGTTGCGAGCCGGCAAGCCGGATTTACCATCTTACCAGCCAGACACCAGGGCGGTTTAACGCGGAGAGTCACAATTCACAGGTGCTTGCCCGTCGTTGCCAAGGAGCGTTTTATCCGGACATGCACCTGTTTGCACATGCGGACGGTTATGAACTCCGGCTCACCTCGACCCTTACAGCAAACATCGTGTGCGTTCGTTCCGAAGGCGAAACAAAAGGTTTTGGGATGGAGCGCCTTTGGGCGGAAGTTCTCGCGGAACCTTTGTGGGAGGCAGGGTATGAACGCCTGCTGGATTTTTTCTTTAAACAAGGGATGTGGGATGCTGCGTTGGATGTCCTCCAGTTGCAGCAGAGTTATTTTTCGACGGAAAAAGTGGTCACTGGTTTAGCCCGGGTAGCCAGCAGACTGGGTGATGCGGAATTGCTGACAAATTGTCGCAACACCTTTGAGAAATTGCGTGAGGAAGCGGCTTCAAAGGACATTCCAAGAAAATTTATGGCCCTTCAGCACTGGGCAGTGAAAACGCGTGACGAAGTGTTGCAGGATGTTTGTAGACGATGGTCGGCTCATCACCAGGGAAGAAGTGTATAA
- a CDS encoding IS5 family transposase, with protein sequence MQPKKSDRQRSFLCPDLIDQLDPRNHLLGLAKAIPWQVFEDSFRPLYATSGRPAKPVRLMVGLLILKQLENLSDERVVEIWVQNPYFQAFCGQQRFTWKLPCDPSELTYFRRRIGEDGVRKIFEVSVTLHGDKAKEEEVVVDSTVQEKNITFPTDAKLLSKIVTRCRIMAKQEDVKLRRSYQREVKKLLRVIRFKSKGRKQGEAQRAIKRLRTIAGVLIREMKRKLSSEALEAHQQSLDLYDRVQRQQRSDSNKIYSLHEPGVSCISKGKAHKKYEFGAKASVTVTKTSGIIVGALSFHDNPFDGHTLPAVLTQVESIVGQRPTMAICDRGYRGKRQIGPTRIEIPESGKGPKTKHEKRKARERFRRRAAIEPIIGHFKSDHRMMRNYLKGRIGDSVNLFMACTAFNFRKFIRLLYFLCPKFLWHIFRPNVRPVRACA encoded by the coding sequence ATGCAGCCCAAAAAATCGGACCGTCAGCGCAGCTTCCTCTGCCCAGATCTGATCGATCAACTCGATCCTCGAAACCACCTTCTGGGGTTGGCCAAGGCCATCCCGTGGCAGGTCTTTGAAGACAGTTTTCGTCCGCTTTATGCTACGTCTGGCCGCCCTGCCAAACCCGTCCGGTTGATGGTCGGGCTTCTCATCCTCAAGCAGCTTGAAAACCTCAGCGATGAGCGCGTCGTCGAGATTTGGGTCCAGAACCCCTATTTCCAAGCCTTTTGCGGCCAACAACGGTTCACCTGGAAGCTGCCGTGTGATCCGTCCGAGCTGACCTATTTTCGGCGTCGCATCGGTGAAGACGGTGTGCGCAAGATTTTCGAAGTCTCCGTGACCCTTCATGGCGACAAGGCCAAGGAAGAGGAAGTGGTCGTGGATTCCACCGTGCAGGAAAAAAACATCACCTTTCCCACGGACGCCAAGCTTCTGTCCAAGATCGTAACGCGTTGCCGCATCATGGCCAAACAGGAAGACGTCAAACTCCGGCGCAGCTACCAGCGTGAAGTCAAAAAACTGCTGCGTGTCATTCGCTTCAAATCAAAGGGCCGCAAACAGGGCGAGGCCCAGCGAGCGATCAAGCGTTTGCGGACTATTGCCGGAGTCCTGATCCGCGAAATGAAGCGGAAGCTTTCCTCGGAAGCACTTGAGGCCCACCAACAGTCTCTGGACCTCTACGACCGCGTTCAGCGCCAGCAGCGTTCCGATTCCAACAAAATTTACAGCCTCCATGAACCAGGCGTTTCCTGCATCAGCAAAGGCAAGGCCCACAAGAAATACGAGTTCGGAGCCAAGGCTTCTGTGACCGTGACCAAGACCAGCGGCATCATCGTTGGCGCCTTGTCCTTCCACGACAATCCTTTCGATGGTCATACCCTCCCTGCGGTGCTGACCCAGGTCGAGAGTATCGTAGGCCAAAGGCCAACCATGGCGATCTGCGACCGGGGATATCGCGGCAAGCGTCAAATCGGGCCAACCCGCATCGAAATTCCAGAATCAGGCAAAGGGCCAAAAACGAAACACGAGAAGCGCAAAGCCAGAGAACGCTTTCGCCGCAGGGCCGCCATCGAACCAATCATCGGTCATTTCAAGAGTGATCACAGGATGATGCGAAACTACCTCAAAGGGCGGATCGGCGATTCCGTGAACCTGTTCATGGCCTGCACTGCATTCAATTTCCGGAAGTTCATCCGGTTGTTGTATTTTTTGTGCCCCAAATTTTTGTGGCACATTTTTCGACCCAATGTTCGGCCGGTACGGGCTTGCGCCTGA
- a CDS encoding glycosyltransferase family protein, with product MNLYTVILHYGPAARTKQLHWQLMESDPARRDRILVFDNASPEPYENAWLRGEENLYWAGALERVMGILASKGASHVWFLNNDATFVSKPPLIERACLRLVRAERLVGPVGVYSPAVTANPYHPQMVERPGGQFRQVRYVDGIAPLVSVEFWKRAGGVDFGGNPYGYGVDVWFSSRTQESGFACVVDHQVVIRHKYHSTAREVNGFMARAAEAEAGYLAGRFGSDYREHVKLMAGDFREID from the coding sequence ATGAATCTTTACACCGTGATCCTGCACTATGGGCCTGCTGCGCGCACGAAACAGCTGCACTGGCAATTGATGGAGAGCGACCCCGCGCGGCGGGACAGGATTCTGGTTTTCGACAACGCCAGCCCCGAACCGTATGAAAACGCCTGGCTGAGGGGCGAGGAAAATCTTTACTGGGCCGGTGCGCTGGAGCGGGTAATGGGAATTCTGGCAAGCAAGGGCGCGTCCCATGTCTGGTTTCTGAACAACGATGCGACCTTTGTCTCGAAGCCTCCGCTCATCGAGCGCGCGTGTCTGCGCCTGGTCCGGGCAGAGCGTCTGGTCGGGCCGGTGGGCGTGTATTCCCCGGCAGTGACGGCCAATCCCTACCACCCGCAGATGGTGGAACGGCCCGGGGGGCAGTTCAGGCAGGTGCGTTACGTGGACGGGATCGCGCCGCTGGTCAGCGTCGAATTCTGGAAGCGGGCAGGGGGCGTTGATTTTGGTGGCAACCCGTACGGCTACGGTGTGGATGTCTGGTTTTCAAGCCGGACGCAGGAGTCGGGATTTGCCTGCGTTGTAGATCATCAAGTCGTCATCCGGCACAAATACCATTCCACCGCCCGCGAGGTGAATGGGTTCATGGCGCGGGCGGCCGAGGCGGAGGCGGGGTATCTCGCGGGTAGATTTGGTTCGGATTACCGTGAACATGTGAAACTGATGGCCGGAGATTTCCGGGAAATTGATTGA
- a CDS encoding glycosyltransferase produces the protein MKKTKLISAIIFSKDRALQLELCLRTLLNNCIDFNIAKIHVIYTYSNDTNAKHYELLKQEYKKIHFCKETNFHIDLINCIGDAKFILFIVDDNIFINKFSITTTTDILKNNHNAIGFSLRLGKNIKYHYPSNSDQVQPKFTKKEENIYFANWTLNTKYFGYPLEVSSSIYKSDLILPIILSDKTIKNPNSLESQLHFFRNNFLNYPLLFFYGQSVAFCNPLNIVQTEYLNRHSGGLQNSAKYFANCFEKGERLFPNGLNDFIPDSCHQEVKVQTNNEYFYEPFISICIPTYNRDKYIKESIESALAQNYDKFEIVIVDDGSTDNTENIVRSIKSDKIRYVKKEHSNAPDTRNICIQEAEGEFILWLDSDDHLAIDLLTRFQELLADFPDIDVCYGDVLPFGNTGTFANKTIRYADYYKKNNELLAELVTGNKIPNPGTFIRKDLFNRVGVYDIQFKRAHDYEFWIRSAPVAKFKHIEGISVRWRWHESNMSASNKILDTSYESSILKKLVQQHPIEILFPLYDWNNQKFSSFLAHGEIAMMFLKWKNIFQYTLHLKKAIKSIYFKIKFPDDHSLQLKILSKCYIEIFNQTKNVYFQEMARIALNVSKII, from the coding sequence TTGAAAAAGACAAAATTAATATCTGCAATAATATTCAGCAAAGATAGAGCACTTCAACTCGAGCTGTGTCTTCGAACACTACTTAATAACTGCATAGACTTCAACATAGCCAAAATACATGTTATTTACACATATAGCAATGATACAAACGCAAAACATTACGAATTACTCAAACAAGAATACAAAAAAATTCATTTTTGCAAAGAAACAAACTTTCATATAGACTTAATAAACTGCATCGGAGATGCGAAATTTATACTATTCATTGTCGATGACAACATTTTTATAAACAAATTTTCTATCACAACGACAACAGACATACTGAAAAATAATCACAACGCTATTGGATTTTCATTAAGACTTGGAAAAAATATAAAATATCACTACCCTTCAAACAGCGATCAAGTACAGCCAAAATTTACAAAAAAGGAAGAAAATATTTATTTTGCAAATTGGACACTGAACACTAAATATTTTGGATATCCTTTAGAAGTTTCTAGCTCTATATATAAATCAGACTTGATACTGCCGATTATTCTCTCTGACAAAACAATAAAAAACCCAAACTCTCTGGAGTCACAACTTCATTTTTTTCGAAACAATTTCTTGAATTATCCTTTGTTATTTTTTTATGGACAGTCTGTTGCGTTCTGCAACCCACTTAATATTGTCCAGACAGAATATTTGAACCGGCATTCCGGCGGATTACAAAATAGCGCTAAATATTTCGCAAATTGTTTTGAAAAAGGCGAACGACTTTTCCCGAATGGGCTAAATGATTTTATACCCGATTCGTGCCACCAAGAAGTAAAAGTTCAAACAAATAATGAATATTTTTACGAACCTTTTATTTCTATATGCATTCCAACATATAACAGAGACAAATATATTAAAGAATCAATAGAAAGCGCTCTTGCACAAAATTACGACAAATTCGAGATTGTTATCGTTGACGACGGCTCCACTGACAATACAGAAAATATCGTCAGATCCATTAAATCTGACAAAATTAGATACGTAAAAAAAGAGCATTCAAATGCACCAGATACGCGTAACATATGCATTCAAGAGGCCGAAGGCGAATTCATCCTCTGGCTGGACAGTGATGACCATCTTGCCATCGACTTGTTAACACGATTTCAAGAACTGTTAGCCGATTTCCCCGACATTGATGTCTGCTACGGAGATGTCCTGCCGTTTGGTAACACAGGAACCTTTGCCAACAAAACCATCCGTTACGCCGACTATTATAAAAAAAACAACGAACTGCTTGCCGAACTGGTCACCGGCAACAAAATCCCAAACCCGGGCACCTTTATCAGAAAGGATCTTTTCAATCGTGTGGGCGTGTACGACATTCAGTTCAAGCGAGCTCATGACTATGAGTTCTGGATTCGCTCGGCTCCGGTGGCCAAATTCAAACACATCGAGGGGATTTCGGTTCGATGGCGGTGGCACGAAAGCAACATGTCTGCAAGCAACAAAATACTGGACACATCTTACGAATCTTCAATTCTAAAAAAACTGGTCCAGCAACATCCTATTGAAATACTCTTTCCTCTTTATGATTGGAATAATCAAAAATTTTCTTCATTTCTTGCTCATGGAGAAATTGCAATGATGTTTTTGAAGTGGAAAAATATATTTCAGTACACATTGCACTTAAAAAAAGCTATAAAATCAATATATTTTAAAATTAAATTTCCAGACGATCATTCTTTACAACTTAAAATATTATCTAAATGTTACATTGAAATTTTTAATCAGACCAAAAATGTTTACTTTCAAGAGATGGCACGTATAGCGCTGAATGTGTCTAAAATAATTTAA